Proteins found in one Thermogemmata fonticola genomic segment:
- a CDS encoding HEAT repeat domain-containing protein: MLWYRLVLACGWIVAVATLLAAQEGTQNPPPMQEFKWPTNIAGKGVQEWLKEVDDPDPGKREMALNTLPAFGPDAIKICSRKIVERMRNEKDPSVRMAAYRAAVMLGLDDRDWKDAITILANAVDQGVPGSQTRLAAVQALAAIGPRAESAVSVLTGVVCQDPSYAIRQAVANALGRVGGNETYGPNVRALNRLAGTLASDVAAAVRLEALQSLVLLGPPWTGRRNNSKDPPPIDWKQAAYVADRMRERLQSPKGKSGELDPQIEIWVRVVLMRFDPKEIGDTHLNAIAKHLSSPELGPRLQALQALSLFGEQAAGGKRLDAVVQLLPPDSLTDLNTINPVELNLVLGCLVAMGKEAQGVLPTLEKLEKTFEKLRDKRMQEEDFKQALKNLGPKQTREQLIASLPEEQLRLAVAQAIKYIRKPELRFSEVPMGKTP, from the coding sequence ATGTTGTGGTACCGCCTCGTTTTGGCCTGCGGGTGGATCGTGGCCGTGGCAACTCTGCTCGCGGCTCAGGAAGGGACGCAAAATCCCCCGCCCATGCAGGAGTTCAAATGGCCCACCAATATCGCTGGCAAAGGGGTCCAGGAGTGGCTCAAGGAGGTGGACGATCCCGATCCCGGCAAGCGGGAGATGGCCTTGAATACGCTGCCGGCCTTTGGTCCCGATGCGATCAAAATCTGTTCGCGCAAAATTGTGGAGCGGATGCGCAATGAGAAGGACCCCTCGGTGCGCATGGCCGCCTACCGGGCCGCAGTGATGCTGGGTCTCGATGACCGGGACTGGAAGGATGCGATCACGATTCTGGCTAACGCGGTGGATCAAGGAGTGCCCGGTTCCCAAACCCGCTTGGCCGCGGTGCAAGCACTGGCTGCTATTGGACCCAGGGCCGAAAGTGCGGTTTCCGTCCTCACCGGCGTGGTCTGCCAGGACCCCTCCTATGCCATCCGCCAGGCGGTGGCCAACGCCTTGGGGCGTGTCGGCGGCAATGAGACTTACGGGCCGAATGTCCGCGCCCTCAACCGCCTGGCCGGGACCCTTGCCTCCGATGTGGCCGCTGCCGTGCGCCTGGAAGCCTTGCAATCCCTGGTCCTGCTCGGACCACCCTGGACCGGACGGCGGAATAACTCCAAAGACCCTCCGCCCATCGACTGGAAACAAGCCGCCTATGTCGCCGATCGCATGCGGGAGCGCCTCCAGAGTCCTAAAGGCAAAAGCGGGGAACTCGACCCCCAGATCGAAATCTGGGTCCGCGTGGTACTCATGCGCTTCGATCCCAAGGAGATCGGCGATACCCACCTGAACGCCATCGCCAAACATCTGAGTTCTCCCGAACTCGGACCGCGCTTGCAAGCCCTGCAAGCCTTGAGTCTGTTCGGGGAACAGGCCGCCGGGGGTAAGCGCCTCGATGCCGTCGTCCAACTTCTCCCGCCCGATTCCCTCACCGACCTCAACACCATCAACCCGGTGGAGCTGAACCTGGTCCTCGGCTGCCTCGTCGCCATGGGGAAAGAGGCCCAGGGAGTCCTGCCGACTCTGGAAAAACTGGAAAAGACCTTCGAGAAACTCCGGGACAAACGGATGCAGGAGGAAGACTTCAAGCAAGCGCTGAAAAACCTCGGCCCCAAGCAGACCCGCGAGCAACTCATCGCCAGCCTGCCGGAGGAGCAACTCCGCCTCGCGGTGGCTCAGGCCATCAAGTACATCCGCAAGCCGGAACTCCGGTTCTCCGAAGTTCCCATGGGAAAAACTCCCTGA
- a CDS encoding zinc ribbon domain-containing protein codes for MSLEFSCPQCSGTLEVDESMIGTVIRCGDCGTLMRVPSTPYGIAERVRDESGRASPPSGSSGDGPPAELSPIPSTGSAPPPRPRPEAGAPWPPPPPASPGRSVAFWALIVISGLIVGSCLCCCGILAVLPEPDWQIYTNPEGWFQVELPAPPRSQLRPPAFLPGVNNPRVEGCNLDKYGEDYRVISWNVQPLQRLVRTDEALMQRALEDLQGQLRGERIVEGPRLVPGQPHLTYELHWYDKGNRLHIARLVLAGERFYLLLVQSRYFWAEPDPERVERFFQSFRVLRLRAQDPLPPDLPVPQRPKQKDNRGKK; via the coding sequence ATGAGTCTAGAGTTTTCCTGTCCCCAGTGCAGTGGCACATTGGAAGTGGACGAGTCGATGATTGGAACGGTGATCCGCTGCGGGGATTGCGGCACTCTGATGCGCGTGCCCTCGACACCGTACGGGATCGCCGAGCGCGTGCGGGACGAATCCGGCAGAGCCTCTCCCCCCTCAGGGTCATCCGGCGACGGTCCCCCGGCGGAACTGTCTCCAATTCCTTCCACAGGCAGCGCCCCTCCTCCGCGGCCTCGTCCGGAAGCTGGTGCACCGTGGCCGCCACCTCCCCCTGCCAGTCCGGGACGCAGCGTCGCCTTCTGGGCACTCATCGTCATCAGCGGTCTGATCGTCGGTAGTTGTCTGTGTTGCTGTGGCATCCTGGCCGTCCTGCCCGAACCTGATTGGCAAATCTACACCAATCCCGAAGGTTGGTTCCAGGTCGAACTGCCCGCTCCGCCCCGGTCCCAATTACGCCCGCCTGCCTTCCTACCCGGCGTCAACAATCCGCGCGTCGAAGGATGCAACTTGGACAAGTACGGGGAAGATTACCGGGTCATCTCCTGGAACGTTCAGCCGTTACAACGTCTGGTGCGAACCGATGAGGCGTTGATGCAACGGGCTTTGGAGGACCTCCAGGGGCAACTGCGCGGCGAGCGGATCGTGGAGGGACCGCGCCTTGTCCCCGGCCAACCCCATCTGACTTACGAACTCCACTGGTACGACAAGGGAAACCGCCTCCACATCGCCCGGTTGGTCCTCGCCGGCGAGCGCTTCTATCTGCTTCTGGTGCAAAGCCGCTACTTCTGGGCGGAACCGGACCCTGAGCGTGTGGAACGCTTTTTCCAGTCTTTCCGCGTCCTGCGCTTGCGCGCACAGGATCCCCTCCCGCCGGACCTGCCGGTACCTCAGAGGCCAAAACAGAAGGACAATCGCGGCAAAAAGTGA
- a CDS encoding diguanylate cyclase, translating to MVVIRRRSRQRGVIMNVTRYKTVVLIVDDDPHVLELLRVQLDGEFEVLTAETSDQARELLASRNVDMVLADLQLPGETGLSLLEWVRRNMPRTSRLLITGTARLEDAIDAINQAQVHRLILKPWRRDDLLQALRSVARNLMMERSHEQLLDQLRQLNQELERRVEERTQQLQAVLEELRKKNHFLEKVAITDPLTGLPNRRGLEMIIRKELYRRQRQPQPFALLLVDIDHFKQINHDYLHPGGDHVLVWLTGVMQQSIRGSDSIARLGGEEFLIVAPGTDLFGAEVLAERLRTSVANAETIYNGQPIRITISVGAAVADAETPVTYNEMQELAAAALREAKQKGRNCSVVRYFQPPIAV from the coding sequence ATGGTCGTGATACGACGGCGGAGCCGTCAGCGCGGAGTGATCATGAACGTCACGCGCTACAAAACCGTGGTGCTGATCGTCGATGATGATCCCCATGTCCTGGAGCTATTGCGGGTCCAATTGGACGGGGAATTTGAAGTCTTGACCGCCGAGACTTCCGATCAAGCCCGCGAACTGCTCGCCAGCCGCAACGTGGATATGGTGCTGGCCGACTTGCAACTGCCCGGCGAAACCGGCTTGTCGCTGCTGGAGTGGGTGCGCCGCAATATGCCCCGCACCAGCCGCTTGCTGATCACAGGGACCGCCCGGCTGGAAGACGCCATCGATGCGATCAATCAAGCCCAGGTCCACCGTTTGATCCTCAAGCCCTGGCGGCGGGATGACTTGCTCCAAGCCCTACGCTCCGTGGCCCGGAACCTGATGATGGAACGGAGCCACGAACAGCTCCTCGACCAACTCCGCCAGCTCAATCAAGAACTAGAGCGGCGCGTCGAGGAGCGGACCCAACAACTCCAGGCGGTTCTTGAGGAACTGAGAAAGAAGAATCACTTCCTGGAAAAGGTAGCGATTACCGATCCGCTGACGGGCTTGCCCAACCGCCGGGGTTTGGAAATGATTATCCGCAAGGAGCTATATCGCCGCCAGCGCCAGCCCCAGCCTTTCGCCTTGCTGCTGGTGGACATCGATCACTTCAAGCAAATCAATCATGATTACCTGCATCCGGGGGGGGACCATGTCCTGGTTTGGCTTACGGGCGTGATGCAGCAATCGATCCGCGGCTCCGATTCGATCGCGCGTCTCGGCGGGGAAGAGTTTCTCATCGTTGCACCCGGAACGGATTTATTTGGAGCGGAAGTTTTAGCGGAACGCCTGCGCACCAGTGTCGCCAATGCCGAGACGATCTACAACGGTCAGCCGATCCGCATCACCATCAGTGTGGGGGCCGCGGTGGCCGATGCCGAAACACCGGTCACCTACAACGAAATGCAAGAATTGGCAGCCGCTGCCCTGCGGGAAGCGAAACAGAAGGGCCGGAATTGCTCGGTCGTGCGCTACTTTCAGCCTCCGATTGCGGTTTGA
- a CDS encoding sigma-70 family RNA polymerase sigma factor, producing the protein MKTSRRKRVTQTAKKEAEEMLQTTFSSDLLTPEEERELLTNFWDCKSELVRVLVRTFPELRPHRPPMEPWPMAQFIREHCTAERREVMAIRRLHDRYVHYKHRLASANIRLAAHVAKRFRHHSLAYSDLLQEAVCGLMQAIDRFDVSHGTRLATYATWWIRQTLQIAVARQSHLVSLSPHHLQELGLLQQESEALAHGGKHLPSPQELASRTGSSLEHLTHLQTATRTPVSLNAVLDDDSDFKLTEAMPDTSAQTAQENNERQEALNFLMESLRPRERKVLDLRFGLTGNGTHSLRQIGHMLRISKERVRQIQNRALEKLRANAERVGWEPNLLLE; encoded by the coding sequence ATGAAGACTTCTCGGCGTAAGCGTGTGACTCAGACGGCCAAGAAAGAAGCAGAAGAGATGCTGCAAACCACGTTCTCTTCCGACTTGCTCACTCCGGAAGAGGAGCGGGAGTTGCTCACGAATTTCTGGGACTGCAAGAGCGAGTTGGTCCGGGTCCTGGTACGAACCTTTCCGGAATTGCGGCCTCACCGCCCGCCGATGGAACCGTGGCCCATGGCTCAATTTATCCGCGAGCACTGCACTGCGGAGCGCCGGGAAGTGATGGCCATCCGCCGGCTGCATGATCGCTATGTCCACTACAAGCATCGCTTAGCCAGCGCCAACATCCGCTTGGCAGCTCACGTGGCCAAGCGCTTCCGCCACCACAGTCTCGCCTATTCCGATCTGCTTCAGGAAGCCGTCTGCGGCCTCATGCAGGCCATCGACCGCTTTGATGTCTCGCACGGGACCCGCTTGGCCACTTACGCCACCTGGTGGATCCGCCAAACGTTGCAGATCGCCGTGGCTCGGCAATCCCATTTGGTCAGTCTCAGCCCGCATCATCTGCAGGAACTGGGGTTGCTCCAGCAGGAGAGCGAGGCGTTGGCTCACGGCGGCAAGCATCTACCCAGCCCCCAGGAACTGGCCAGCCGGACCGGCAGCTCGCTGGAACACCTCACCCACCTGCAAACGGCCACCCGCACGCCGGTTAGCCTCAATGCCGTCCTCGATGACGATAGCGACTTCAAACTCACCGAAGCCATGCCAGACACCAGCGCCCAAACAGCTCAGGAGAACAACGAGCGTCAGGAAGCCCTCAACTTCCTCATGGAAAGCCTGCGCCCGCGGGAACGCAAAGTCCTCGACCTGCGTTTCGGCCTGACCGGCAACGGCACCCATAGCTTGCGCCAGATTGGCCACATGCTCCGTATCTCCAAAGAGCGGGTCCGGCAAATCCAGAACCGCGCTCTGGAAAAACTGCGGGCCAATGCGGAACGTGTCGGCTGGGAACCGAACCTCCTCTTGGAATAG
- the obgE gene encoding GTPase ObgE: MKTSQYGSFTASDTLGAEVLMFVDRLELYVKGGDGGRGAVSFRREKYVPRGGPDGGDGGNGGSVIVRADANADTLAGLATRKHWRAGNGQAGGGNNRHGRSAEDIVLLVPPGTVVRDRERGHILKDLIHAGEEVVVARGGRGGRGNAHFKSPTNRTPRQYEPGEAGEERWIVLELKLIADAGLIGLPNAGKSTLLSRLSRATPAIAPYPFTTRHPHLGVVHLGESSFVLADLPGLIEGAARGAGLGHEFLRHVERTRLLIHLVEPFPADGSDPLRNYHIIRRELRDYAPVLENKPQLVCVSKGELPQADEVRRRLQEALGEEVLLISAVTGLGLSQLVGRAATLIAQLKQAEAQRLGETSFATEAAVRTADFRIAEVPGITSSSPSVPTAGSQAPATGKPVRVSPAVQEPT, from the coding sequence GTGAAAACGTCCCAATACGGGAGCTTCACGGCCAGTGATACATTGGGAGCAGAGGTGCTGATGTTTGTGGATCGGCTGGAGTTGTACGTGAAGGGTGGTGACGGCGGGCGGGGAGCGGTCTCCTTCCGGCGGGAGAAATACGTTCCGCGTGGCGGTCCGGATGGCGGCGATGGCGGGAATGGCGGTTCCGTGATTGTGCGGGCCGATGCCAATGCTGATACTCTGGCGGGTCTGGCCACCCGGAAACATTGGCGCGCTGGCAACGGCCAAGCCGGTGGGGGAAACAACCGTCATGGCCGAAGCGCCGAGGACATTGTGCTATTGGTTCCGCCGGGCACGGTGGTGCGGGATCGGGAGCGCGGCCACATCCTCAAGGACCTGATCCATGCGGGCGAGGAAGTGGTGGTGGCTCGCGGCGGTCGCGGCGGACGCGGCAATGCCCACTTCAAAAGTCCGACCAATCGCACACCCCGTCAGTACGAACCAGGAGAAGCAGGCGAGGAACGCTGGATCGTCCTGGAACTGAAATTGATCGCCGATGCCGGTCTCATCGGCCTACCCAACGCCGGCAAATCGACCCTTCTGTCACGGTTGAGCCGAGCCACTCCGGCGATTGCCCCTTACCCCTTCACCACGCGGCACCCCCATTTGGGGGTGGTCCATCTCGGCGAGAGTAGCTTCGTGTTGGCCGATTTGCCGGGGTTGATCGAAGGGGCGGCGCGGGGAGCCGGCTTGGGGCATGAATTCCTCCGGCATGTGGAGCGGACCCGCCTGTTGATCCACCTGGTGGAACCGTTTCCTGCCGATGGCTCCGACCCGCTGCGGAATTACCATATCATCCGCCGAGAATTGCGGGACTATGCACCGGTCCTGGAAAACAAGCCGCAGCTTGTCTGCGTCAGCAAAGGGGAGTTGCCGCAAGCCGATGAGGTACGCCGACGATTGCAAGAGGCCTTGGGCGAAGAGGTGTTGCTCATTTCCGCGGTGACGGGTTTGGGATTGTCGCAGTTGGTAGGGCGTGCCGCTACGCTGATTGCCCAGCTCAAGCAAGCCGAAGCGCAACGGCTCGGCGAGACCTCGTTTGCCACCGAGGCAGCGGTCCGAACGGCGGATTTCCGAATCGCGGAGGTCCCCGGCATTACGTCCTCATCGCCTTCAGTCCCAACGGCTGGTAGCCAGGCGCCAGCCACCGGCAAGCCGGTGAGAGTCAGCCCGGCGGTTCAGGAGCCAACATGA
- a CDS encoding type III pantothenate kinase: MTPDVVADVGNSRLKWGRCQPGRIAEMVSLPLDDPQSWEEQRRRWRLPQPCHWAIASVNPPAAERFRRWLQSHGEAAYLFENPALLPLHLGVDQPREVGWDRLLNAVAAHCLAAPAPAVIIALGTAMTVDVVDGQGVFRGGAILPGPRLLADALHRHTALLPYLDVSELPAVVAPGTNTGDAILAGIRAALVGGALLLLHHYADHFPAPWVFLTGGALGDLAQWNFGGRFRGTRHVPALTLEGLRIAAESLPDPPPSEAPPSSAASEKPTIPLS; the protein is encoded by the coding sequence ATGACGCCGGATGTCGTCGCTGATGTTGGCAATTCCCGCTTGAAATGGGGCCGGTGCCAGCCGGGGCGCATCGCCGAGATGGTCTCGCTGCCGCTCGACGATCCGCAGAGCTGGGAGGAACAGCGGCGGCGCTGGCGCCTGCCCCAACCCTGTCACTGGGCAATCGCCTCGGTCAACCCTCCCGCCGCGGAGCGCTTCCGCCGTTGGCTCCAAAGTCATGGAGAGGCGGCATATCTGTTCGAGAACCCGGCCCTGCTGCCGCTGCATCTGGGTGTGGACCAACCCCGCGAAGTGGGATGGGACCGCTTGCTCAACGCCGTAGCGGCGCATTGTCTGGCGGCCCCGGCCCCGGCTGTCATTATTGCCTTGGGCACAGCGATGACGGTCGATGTGGTGGATGGCCAAGGAGTGTTCCGCGGGGGAGCGATCCTGCCCGGCCCGCGCCTTTTGGCGGACGCCCTCCATCGCCATACTGCCTTGCTCCCTTACCTGGACGTGTCCGAGTTGCCTGCGGTGGTGGCACCCGGTACCAACACCGGCGATGCCATTCTCGCGGGCATCCGGGCCGCTTTAGTTGGCGGAGCGCTGCTATTGCTCCATCATTATGCGGATCACTTTCCGGCTCCGTGGGTCTTCCTCACCGGCGGTGCGCTCGGCGACCTAGCCCAGTGGAACTTTGGCGGCCGCTTCCGCGGGACACGCCACGTACCAGCCTTGACCTTAGAGGGGCTGCGGATCGCTGCCGAAAGCCTGCCCGACCCGCCCCCCTCAGAGGCGCCCCCTTCCTCTGCGGCGAGTGAGAAACCAACAATTCCGCTTTCCTGA
- a CDS encoding GTPase produces the protein MEAEATTVCVLTPPAPAAVATLALRGPQAWSLTRRFFRPVGQTSLPSSPPLYRCYFGHWGLSLKDEVIVAVTAADTVEIHCHGGVRLVRCLVEELQAAGAVEVDALEEHPLLHLLAHAPTRRVAALLLDQWQGACAQALRQVIEKQDSGTLATLARYAPLAEHLMTPWRVAIVGPPNAGKSSLLNALAGFPRAIVSPIPGTTRDAVTVTLAFDGWPIQLIDTAGLRETSDALEAAGIARTRSWLSQADLVLWVADAASGDGLEAELPPQALLVANKCDLLAEDAVLPPHAWRISVRTGAGLEALCAGILNRLVPDPPPPGAPVPFTPLLAKAVLQAWDDWQQGDPAAACARLRQILPAAEPPCLSFPRLPTTPGARSSPNPLPQAAPLPQTPAGPDTVACPCQTVQCPGLHAESGPTAEQSLPAPAKTEYPYPRS, from the coding sequence GTGGAAGCTGAAGCGACGACAGTTTGTGTGTTGACTCCCCCTGCCCCTGCCGCGGTGGCCACTCTCGCGTTGCGGGGACCCCAAGCGTGGAGTTTGACTCGCCGCTTCTTCCGGCCCGTGGGCCAAACGTCTCTGCCCTCATCTCCACCCCTCTACCGTTGCTACTTCGGCCATTGGGGCCTGTCCCTGAAGGATGAGGTGATTGTGGCGGTTACCGCCGCGGATACCGTGGAAATCCACTGTCATGGCGGAGTGCGTCTGGTCCGCTGCCTGGTGGAAGAATTGCAGGCGGCGGGAGCGGTGGAAGTAGACGCCTTGGAGGAGCATCCCCTGCTGCATTTATTGGCTCATGCCCCGACTCGCCGCGTTGCTGCTTTGCTCTTGGATCAATGGCAAGGGGCCTGTGCTCAGGCGCTGCGGCAGGTGATCGAAAAGCAGGACAGCGGTACTCTAGCGACTCTGGCCCGTTACGCTCCCCTGGCCGAACACCTGATGACACCCTGGCGAGTGGCCATTGTCGGCCCTCCGAATGCAGGGAAATCTTCGCTTCTCAATGCGCTGGCTGGTTTCCCCCGTGCGATTGTCTCACCAATTCCCGGCACCACCCGCGATGCCGTCACAGTCACTTTGGCCTTTGATGGCTGGCCGATACAACTGATCGACACCGCCGGGCTGCGCGAGACCTCTGATGCTTTGGAGGCCGCCGGTATCGCCCGCACCCGCTCGTGGCTGTCTCAGGCGGACCTCGTGCTCTGGGTGGCAGATGCGGCCAGCGGCGACGGCCTGGAAGCAGAGCTACCCCCTCAGGCCTTGCTGGTCGCGAACAAATGCGATCTCTTGGCGGAGGACGCCGTCCTCCCCCCGCATGCCTGGCGCATCTCCGTGCGCACCGGGGCAGGGCTGGAGGCCTTGTGTGCGGGCATTCTGAATCGCTTGGTTCCGGATCCGCCCCCGCCTGGCGCGCCGGTGCCCTTCACTCCCCTGCTGGCAAAGGCAGTGCTGCAAGCCTGGGACGACTGGCAACAGGGTGACCCAGCCGCTGCCTGCGCCCGCCTTCGTCAGATACTGCCTGCCGCTGAACCGCCCTGCCTGAGCTTCCCTCGACTCCCAACGACTCCCGGTGCACGATCGTCCCCCAATCCGTTGCCCCAGGCAGCGCCGTTGCCCCAGACACCGGCTGGCCCGGACACCGTGGCTTGTCCCTGCCAGACAGTGCAATGCCCTGGGCTGCACGCCGAATCTGGGCCGACGGCGGAACAATCTCTCCCTGCGCCTGCCAAGACCGAATATCCCTATCCCAGGAGTTGA
- a CDS encoding fumarylacetoacetate hydrolase family protein, whose translation MHFGKIRKPTGDVVVMIDAERQVHVIDTARIPEVASLSDLLAQPDPLAAARELIDQRYAPEPLGGQTFLAPVDRQEIWAAGVTYQRSKVAREEESRGAAVFYDRVYSAPRPELFFKATPARVVGPEQPVRIRSDSRWSVPEPELALVIGPDQRLLGYTIGNDMSARDIEGENPLYLPQAKIYRQSCAVGPWITPTALFPPPEQVEIRLTITRQGRTVFDGATSLARMARTPQELIRWLFQDNDFPHGAILLTGTGIVPPDDFTLHSGDHIRIAITGIGTLHNSVA comes from the coding sequence ATGCACTTTGGCAAAATCCGCAAACCGACCGGTGATGTCGTGGTCATGATCGATGCGGAGCGGCAGGTTCATGTCATCGACACCGCCCGCATTCCAGAGGTAGCATCGCTGAGCGATCTGCTCGCGCAGCCTGACCCCCTGGCCGCGGCGCGGGAATTGATCGATCAACGCTACGCTCCTGAACCCCTCGGTGGACAGACCTTCCTCGCACCTGTGGATCGGCAGGAAATCTGGGCCGCTGGCGTCACCTATCAACGGAGCAAAGTCGCCCGCGAGGAGGAATCCCGCGGGGCCGCGGTGTTCTACGACCGGGTTTACTCCGCCCCCCGTCCGGAGCTGTTCTTCAAGGCCACACCTGCCCGTGTGGTCGGTCCGGAACAGCCCGTTCGCATCCGCTCAGACAGTCGCTGGAGCGTACCGGAACCGGAATTGGCTCTGGTCATCGGCCCCGATCAACGCCTGCTCGGTTACACCATCGGCAATGACATGTCCGCCCGCGATATTGAAGGGGAAAATCCTCTCTATCTGCCCCAAGCGAAAATTTACCGGCAGTCCTGTGCCGTGGGGCCGTGGATCACCCCAACCGCCCTCTTTCCCCCGCCTGAACAGGTCGAGATCCGCCTGACCATCACCCGGCAGGGGCGCACCGTCTTCGACGGAGCCACCTCCCTCGCCCGCATGGCCCGCACACCGCAAGAGTTGATCCGCTGGCTTTTCCAAGACAACGACTTCCCCCACGGAGCCATCCTCCTGACCGGCACCGGCATTGTCCCTCCCGACGACTTCACCCTCCACAGCGGCGATCACATCCGCATCGCCATCACCGGCATCGGAACGTTACACAACTCCGTGGCCTGA
- a CDS encoding CDP-alcohol phosphatidyltransferase family protein yields the protein MDPGKWWIGVPDGLSLSRLPLAVVLCGCIACEAWWWGLGVLLLAAGTDFLDGWWARRYGPQSLWGRSLDPLTDKVLTCSAFIYLSAMPGTGILPAMTAVIVGRELLVTGLRGIVESAGRAFGADWGGKVKTVSQFAVLVGVLARQGMIGTGWDAAAAKLDWPLQALIGVMLAATVVSGLHYLVKAARLLRGTPDPSAVVRQENGRS from the coding sequence ATGGATCCAGGGAAATGGTGGATTGGCGTGCCGGACGGCTTGTCGCTGTCGCGGTTGCCTTTGGCGGTCGTACTTTGCGGATGTATCGCCTGCGAGGCGTGGTGGTGGGGATTGGGCGTGCTGCTATTGGCGGCGGGGACGGACTTCCTGGACGGCTGGTGGGCACGGCGCTACGGCCCGCAGAGTCTTTGGGGAAGAAGTCTCGATCCCCTGACGGATAAGGTGCTGACCTGTAGTGCCTTCATCTATCTGTCGGCGATGCCGGGGACGGGCATTCTTCCCGCTATGACCGCGGTGATCGTGGGCCGGGAATTGCTGGTGACCGGCCTGCGCGGGATCGTGGAGAGCGCCGGCCGGGCCTTTGGGGCCGATTGGGGGGGGAAGGTGAAAACCGTCTCCCAATTCGCTGTGCTGGTCGGGGTACTGGCGCGCCAGGGAATGATCGGCACGGGCTGGGATGCAGCGGCGGCGAAGCTGGATTGGCCCTTGCAGGCGTTGATCGGGGTGATGCTGGCCGCGACTGTGGTCAGCGGTTTGCATTACCTGGTGAAGGCGGCCCGCTTGTTGCGCGGCACACCCGACCCATCGGCGGTGGTCAGGCAAGAGAACGGCCGATCCTAA
- a CDS encoding sigma-70 family RNA polymerase sigma factor, with the protein MNYDFALPLNSTPPYRYSDLLRLSRRCLQRLGGKRYDPDLQEDAAAHVLAQLHHYDPQHSPFLNWAYRVIHNYCLSASRQLRRKFRQLSSPSDPTAPAETEDLLHTIPDPRPDPYHGTFHTLDWQFPFNEHDCRCICSWSPKEAFVVLAWHGRMWHKLPPHLQNHLLQKVSLKQPFPPPDFEYWEPAERTAYLAKTLGIKENSIHQHLKRGRSRLLQLQFVRELADCYGYTIAM; encoded by the coding sequence ATGAATTACGACTTCGCCCTGCCGCTGAATAGCACCCCGCCGTATCGCTACTCGGACCTGCTGCGACTGTCCCGAAGATGCCTCCAGCGCCTCGGAGGAAAACGGTACGACCCTGACTTGCAGGAGGACGCCGCCGCTCATGTGCTTGCTCAACTGCATCACTACGATCCCCAGCACAGTCCGTTCCTGAATTGGGCCTACCGGGTCATCCACAACTACTGCCTCTCCGCCTCCCGGCAACTTCGCCGTAAGTTCCGGCAATTGTCCTCGCCCTCGGACCCTACCGCCCCCGCCGAGACCGAAGACCTCCTCCACACCATCCCCGATCCCCGTCCCGACCCCTACCACGGCACCTTCCACACTCTCGACTGGCAATTTCCGTTCAACGAGCACGATTGCCGCTGCATCTGCTCCTGGAGTCCCAAGGAAGCCTTTGTGGTTCTGGCCTGGCACGGGCGAATGTGGCACAAACTTCCCCCCCACCTCCAGAATCACCTGTTGCAAAAAGTCTCTCTGAAACAGCCGTTTCCCCCACCCGACTTTGAATACTGGGAACCGGCCGAACGCACGGCTTATCTAGCCAAAACTCTCGGCATCAAGGAAAACTCCATCCATCAGCACCTCAAGCGCGGGCGATCCCGACTCTTGCAACTGCAATTCGTCCGGGAACTGGCCGACTGCTACGGCTACACCATCGCTATGTGA